In one Agathobacter rectalis ATCC 33656 genomic region, the following are encoded:
- a CDS encoding Yip1 family protein → MKYCTNCGRQLADDEVCTCRQQAQPQTPNQTQDNNAQADNAAQQGQFNGQPQGSAQGQFNGQPQGQFNGQPQGSAQSQAFDNFTQQVGAAGQQLQNDKNVASIITFYKGLVKKPAQAAADFVKNANMASGFIFIGLFAIVEVVLSVVYLLSSVIGSIGGFGFSFYPASFFEGIFSGIVGEAVKVLILAAVILVVLNAVQKDKKVTFAQTLSAACLYDAVYLPIILVAAIIDIIPFQFFGNVSSWLHTFAGVVGYVSIFFGVRAIEEDDNKLPLVCGLAFLATAIGSTIVNAIF, encoded by the coding sequence ATGAAATACTGTACAAATTGTGGCAGGCAGTTAGCTGATGATGAGGTATGCACATGTCGTCAGCAGGCACAGCCACAGACACCAAATCAGACACAGGACAACAATGCACAGGCAGATAATGCAGCACAGCAGGGACAGTTTAACGGACAGCCACAGGGCAGTGCACAGGGACAGTTCAACGGACAGCCACAGGGACAGTTCAATGGACAGCCACAGGGCAGCGCACAGTCGCAGGCGTTTGATAACTTCACACAGCAGGTGGGTGCAGCAGGACAGCAGCTGCAGAATGACAAGAATGTGGCATCTATCATCACATTCTACAAGGGTCTTGTTAAGAAGCCGGCACAGGCTGCAGCAGACTTTGTAAAGAATGCAAATATGGCATCAGGCTTTATATTTATTGGCTTATTTGCCATAGTAGAAGTAGTGCTGTCTGTAGTATATCTGTTATCAAGTGTAATTGGCAGCATAGGCGGCTTTGGATTCTCATTTTACCCGGCGAGCTTCTTTGAGGGAATCTTCTCAGGAATCGTAGGAGAGGCAGTAAAAGTACTCATCCTGGCAGCAGTCATTCTGGTTGTATTAAACGCAGTGCAGAAGGATAAAAAGGTGACATTTGCACAGACACTTTCAGCAGCATGTCTGTATGATGCAGTATACCTTCCGATTATCCTGGTGGCAGCAATCATTGACATAATCCCGTTCCAGTTCTTTGGCAATGTGAGCAGCTGGCTGCATACATTTGCGGGAGTAGTAGGATATGTAAGCATATTCTTTGGAGTAAGGGCAATAGAAGAGGATGACAACAAGCTTCCACTCGTGTGTGGACTGGCATTCCTTGCAACAGCCATTGGTTCAACAATTGTAAATGCTATTTTCTAA
- a CDS encoding bacterial transcriptional activator domain-containing protein, translating into MTHKIKVQMFGNFRMDYNGAPFVAEKMHKESQFNRMMQALIHYSDCGIAKDKLEEIVIGERDIDAPHTALRVIVYKTKQKLAQLGLPGKNLIYLEGGIYYWTPDIEIEEDAAEFEKLYNEACALEKQMPQEPESAETVCDERIKEIEDNMLELYVKALYLYKGEFLAAYTGETWIAQEARRYHTMFEKIINEAAYILRKRKQFKGLEKLGVYAAKVDPFNEWEELIMEAMVETRRYEEAEELYTDVVDYYLRECGIYPSSRLLEILEKYNNQMNHAHEILENIQEGMNEQEETERGGYFCSYPVFKGIYQASIRIMKRTRVPVYLMLCTLEDEEGRQVQGETKMNKYSRQLKKCVGESIRYSDIYTSYGKVQFLIMLIGIKREDCEIVKKRINRQFAKKNPRAAEKCHVNSIVCEL; encoded by the coding sequence ATGACGCATAAAATCAAGGTACAGATGTTTGGCAATTTCAGAATGGACTATAACGGAGCACCATTTGTGGCGGAAAAAATGCATAAGGAAAGCCAGTTCAATCGCATGATGCAGGCTTTGATACACTATTCTGACTGCGGAATAGCAAAGGATAAGCTCGAGGAAATAGTAATCGGTGAGCGTGATATAGATGCACCTCACACAGCACTAAGAGTTATTGTATACAAGACAAAGCAAAAGCTCGCACAGCTCGGACTGCCGGGAAAGAACCTTATATATTTGGAGGGAGGCATATATTACTGGACTCCGGATATAGAGATAGAAGAGGATGCAGCAGAGTTTGAGAAGCTCTATAATGAGGCCTGTGCACTGGAAAAGCAGATGCCACAGGAGCCGGAGAGTGCAGAGACAGTGTGTGATGAGCGGATAAAGGAAATAGAAGACAATATGCTTGAGCTGTACGTAAAAGCACTATATCTGTACAAGGGTGAATTTCTGGCGGCATATACAGGAGAGACGTGGATAGCACAGGAGGCCAGACGCTATCACACCATGTTTGAGAAAATCATAAATGAAGCCGCGTACATACTGCGAAAGAGAAAACAATTCAAGGGGCTGGAGAAGCTCGGAGTATATGCGGCAAAGGTCGACCCGTTCAATGAGTGGGAGGAGCTTATCATGGAGGCGATGGTAGAGACCAGGCGCTATGAGGAGGCGGAAGAGCTATACACGGATGTCGTGGACTATTATCTCAGGGAGTGCGGTATTTATCCATCTTCAAGACTCTTGGAAATCCTTGAGAAATACAATAATCAGATGAATCATGCACATGAGATACTGGAAAACATCCAGGAGGGCATGAACGAGCAGGAGGAAACGGAAAGAGGCGGATATTTCTGCAGCTATCCGGTATTCAAGGGAATATACCAGGCGTCCATCCGTATTATGAAGCGCACAAGGGTACCTGTATATCTCATGCTCTGTACTCTGGAGGACGAGGAAGGTAGACAGGTACAGGGCGAGACAAAGATGAACAAGTATTCAAGGCAGCTCAAGAAGTGCGTCGGTGAATCAATCCGCTACAGTGACATATATACCTCGTATGGAAAGGTGCAGTTTCTTATCATGCTCATCGGAATCAAGCGTGAGGACTGCGAGATAGTGAAAAAGAGAATCAACCGCCAGTTCGCAAAGAAAAATCCGAGAGCCGCAGAGAAATGTCATGTGAACAGTATAGTTTGTGAGTTGTAA
- a CDS encoding glycosyltransferase has product MNGKDKISVIIPCYNVQKYIMRCFDSIYSQTYGFENLEVILIDDLSTDNTWSILESLQRQYPENVISLKIQKKGKCGGARNLGMDICTGKYITFVDADDYVHPDMLRVLHDRMTEDDYDVAQCGVSCFKADKPNVLEVNDFEIQRLDLDNVDNRKNLIIGLTGFTNVTAWAKLYSTKFIIEHNLRFIEDVYYEDTYFSMLCVLLAKKYCKVQSTLYYYFENTEGIIRSEISNAKIRDAKIIMDHIRQAIQSRKAELRNVIEQCHCEIQSFLLWHQYLESYNRIENFLKKELDICKEEFLKSEPDIFNNPYVRAFSDDAVLKRMSKLRVTAKKMDNVWFLDNAIHICLGIHDKDGNYSVWAGTTMQSIVENTKAPIVFHILHDDTLNEMNKNKLSLIADNSGNGIEFHHFNPDIFGSLADSMNRFTIGTMFRIMLPDIMPDLKKIIYLDSDLFVNTDIEELWNLNIDNYCLAAAQDCSTIRNWGTPYAVAAGQTSRDRYFNAGVLCMNLDNIRKNGSLFQQVMDYLSDNPRTWLPDQDALNAIFSGKTLLIDEKWNYFIDEARKNNEKAEKKIYHYAATLLMLHTNNEIDRAYYFTILRTPWGEQMEDGLLCNSMGRIVDRTGMLEKLLKKATQNNIRFVFYGGENSSIRKAMRLLNRNFDSCEWHEHLEENEIICDDNTVYIVSADADDSNGLEILANAGLENGKNYFITQRFLHYTEGGFAL; this is encoded by the coding sequence ATGAATGGTAAAGACAAGATATCAGTAATTATTCCATGCTACAATGTGCAAAAATATATTATGAGATGCTTCGATTCAATTTACAGCCAGACATATGGCTTTGAAAATCTCGAAGTGATACTCATAGATGATTTATCGACAGACAATACATGGTCTATATTAGAATCCTTACAAAGACAATACCCGGAGAATGTTATATCTCTTAAAATACAGAAAAAAGGAAAGTGTGGCGGTGCACGTAATCTGGGAATGGATATCTGCACCGGCAAATATATCACATTTGTGGATGCGGACGATTATGTGCATCCGGATATGCTTAGGGTGTTGCATGATAGAATGACAGAGGATGATTATGATGTGGCACAGTGTGGTGTATCGTGTTTTAAAGCAGATAAGCCAAATGTATTAGAAGTAAATGATTTTGAAATTCAAAGGCTTGATTTGGATAATGTTGATAATAGGAAAAATCTCATTATAGGTCTGACCGGATTTACTAATGTAACAGCATGGGCAAAGCTATACTCGACCAAATTTATAATAGAACATAATCTAAGATTTATAGAAGATGTATATTATGAGGATACATATTTTTCCATGCTTTGTGTGTTACTTGCAAAGAAATATTGTAAGGTGCAATCGACATTATACTATTACTTTGAGAATACAGAGGGCATTATACGTTCTGAAATTAGCAATGCAAAGATCCGGGATGCTAAGATTATTATGGATCATATAAGGCAGGCTATTCAAAGTAGAAAAGCAGAACTGAGAAATGTAATTGAGCAGTGTCACTGTGAGATACAGTCATTTTTGTTATGGCATCAATATCTTGAGTCATACAATAGAATAGAAAATTTCCTAAAAAAAGAATTGGATATTTGCAAAGAAGAGTTCTTAAAGAGTGAACCGGATATATTTAATAATCCATATGTGAGGGCTTTTTCAGATGATGCGGTATTGAAAAGAATGTCAAAGCTGAGGGTAACTGCGAAAAAAATGGATAATGTATGGTTTTTAGATAATGCAATACATATCTGTCTTGGTATACATGATAAGGATGGAAATTACAGTGTCTGGGCTGGAACAACGATGCAATCCATTGTTGAAAATACAAAAGCACCAATAGTTTTTCATATATTACATGATGACACATTGAATGAAATGAATAAAAATAAGCTGAGTCTTATTGCTGATAATAGTGGAAACGGCATAGAATTTCATCACTTTAATCCAGACATTTTTGGCTCATTGGCTGATTCAATGAATAGATTTACAATTGGAACAATGTTCAGAATTATGTTGCCCGATATTATGCCGGATTTAAAAAAAATAATATATTTGGACTCTGATTTATTTGTAAATACAGATATTGAAGAATTATGGAACCTAAATATAGATAATTACTGTCTGGCGGCTGCTCAGGATTGTTCGACAATAAGAAATTGGGGAACTCCATACGCTGTAGCAGCAGGGCAGACAAGCCGAGACAGATATTTTAATGCAGGTGTTCTTTGCATGAATCTTGACAATATCAGGAAAAATGGAAGCCTGTTTCAACAGGTTATGGATTATCTGAGCGATAATCCACGAACATGGCTTCCTGATCAGGATGCTTTAAATGCCATATTCAGCGGAAAAACCTTATTGATAGATGAAAAATGGAATTATTTTATTGATGAGGCAAGAAAAAATAATGAGAAAGCAGAGAAAAAAATATATCATTATGCTGCAACCCTGTTGATGCTGCATACAAATAATGAAATTGACAGAGCATACTATTTTACAATACTGAGAACCCCATGGGGAGAGCAGATGGAGGATGGCTTATTGTGTAATTCTATGGGCAGAATTGTAGATAGAACAGGTATGCTGGAGAAGTTGCTAAAAAAAGCTACTCAAAACAATATACGATTCGTATTCTATGGTGGAGAGAATAGCTCTATAAGGAAGGCAATGAGGCTATTAAACAGAAATTTCGATAGCTGTGAATGGCATGAGCATTTAGAAGAGAATGAGATTATCTGTGATGATAATACGGTCTATATAGTTTCAGCGGATGCGGACGATAGTAATGGACTGGAAATACTTGCAAATGCCGGATTAGAAAATGGTAAGAATTATTTTATAACACAGAGGTTTTTACATTATACAGAGGGTGGGTTTGCCCTATAG
- a CDS encoding glycosyltransferase, with protein sequence MRIFDFTLMNGYEFSGVDVAQGFRAKLFKKNNIDIKYCFMNLPTQRDLDLYINQGIDREQIISKEIYLTGRMDMRLSLKKDILLSKEIIDHDDIIEKDNITYLIENNKKKCEIICDDENNIISASYYKDERIIFTSFYFDSLAYTELYGTSDCEIGESQLERRLFWDTNGKLVFEQVFDADKIKYVFSNGQVMDNQELLIYFIKQLALNENDICILDRGGYLDYLRPLFEFGNRAKFICVLHSDQYYELNENIGSLYMNYEYYYWFKYSQAIDTFIVATEEQRKALINKLKEHDCYIPSVSVIPPGAIETQKCIIENRKKYSIISASRIEETKGIDLLIAAVIEAHKYNQYINLDIYGEGSDEYILHLNNIVSSNNASDYIHFMGRQNVKLLYRNYEVYASFSQFESFGLSLMEATGNGLAMIGLDTRYGNRLFIKNEQNGYLIDGKLMNKKVLAKKIGMAIVKIFENEDRLKLFHENSYKIASGFTEASVEKKWMRLLRYK encoded by the coding sequence ATGAGAATATTCGATTTTACATTAATGAATGGCTACGAGTTTTCCGGGGTAGATGTAGCGCAGGGATTCCGTGCAAAGTTATTTAAAAAAAATAATATTGATATAAAATATTGTTTTATGAATCTGCCGACGCAGAGAGATTTAGATCTATATATTAATCAGGGAATCGATAGAGAACAGATAATCTCGAAAGAAATATATCTTACCGGACGTATGGATATGAGATTAAGCTTAAAAAAAGATATATTGCTCTCGAAAGAAATAATTGATCATGACGATATCATAGAGAAGGATAATATTACATATCTTATTGAAAACAATAAAAAAAAGTGTGAAATAATTTGTGACGATGAAAATAATATTATAAGTGCTTCATATTATAAGGATGAACGTATTATTTTTACTAGTTTTTATTTTGATAGTCTGGCATACACGGAATTATATGGAACATCTGATTGTGAAATTGGAGAAAGCCAGCTTGAGAGGCGTTTGTTCTGGGACACGAACGGAAAGCTTGTATTTGAGCAGGTATTTGATGCTGATAAAATAAAGTATGTGTTTAGTAATGGACAGGTAATGGACAATCAGGAATTATTGATATATTTCATTAAGCAATTAGCACTCAATGAAAATGATATATGCATTTTGGATAGAGGGGGGTATTTAGATTATTTAAGACCATTGTTTGAATTTGGAAATAGAGCGAAATTTATTTGTGTTCTGCATTCTGACCAATATTATGAATTGAATGAGAATATAGGTTCATTATATATGAACTATGAGTATTATTATTGGTTTAAATATTCACAGGCTATAGATACTTTTATTGTAGCGACTGAGGAACAGCGGAAAGCATTAATAAATAAGCTTAAAGAACATGATTGCTATATACCATCAGTCAGTGTAATACCCCCCGGAGCAATTGAAACACAAAAATGTATTATAGAAAACAGAAAAAAATATAGTATTATATCAGCTTCCAGAATCGAAGAAACAAAAGGTATTGATTTATTGATAGCAGCTGTTATTGAGGCGCACAAGTACAATCAATATATAAATTTAGATATCTATGGAGAAGGATCGGATGAGTATATATTGCATTTGAATAATATTGTATCTTCCAATAATGCTAGTGATTATATTCATTTTATGGGGAGGCAGAATGTTAAATTGCTCTATCGGAATTATGAAGTGTACGCATCCTTTTCACAATTTGAATCATTTGGACTTTCATTAATGGAAGCAACGGGTAATGGCTTGGCTATGATAGGACTAGACACAAGGTATGGTAATAGGTTGTTTATTAAAAATGAACAGAATGGATATCTGATAGATGGGAAGTTGATGAATAAAAAAGTTTTAGCTAAGAAAATTGGAATGGCAATTGTAAAAATCTTTGAAAATGAAGATAGGTTAAAGCTTTTTCATGAGAATTCATATAAAATTGCAAGTGGTTTTACAGAGGCAAGTGTAGAAAAAAAGTGGATGAGGTTATTAAGATACAAATGA
- a CDS encoding LytR/AlgR family response regulator transcription factor, with the protein MPQTLNIAVCEDEAAETLLLCDILNHSDIQNTYTVFTDADSFLASYEYGKYDLLLMDIYMKDSMTGIEAVSIIRETDADIPVAFITTSTEHALESYRLSAIGYIEKPVSAAELSNILHLAMLKKSDAPSLYVKRNKSMERLALSDIMYIEQRARQIFIHLKENEEISCYEKLSELSDQLPAELFFLPHKSYAVNLSYVTRIDTSLKCFVMADDTNIPIKRELSGKAKKALERYYFEHTRGLK; encoded by the coding sequence ATGCCACAAACACTTAATATAGCTGTATGCGAGGACGAAGCTGCAGAGACCTTGCTGCTTTGTGATATTCTCAACCACAGCGATATCCAAAATACATACACTGTCTTTACTGATGCAGATTCTTTTCTTGCCTCATATGAGTACGGAAAGTATGACCTGCTGCTCATGGATATATACATGAAAGATTCCATGACCGGCATCGAGGCAGTCTCCATAATCCGCGAGACAGATGCCGATATCCCGGTTGCTTTCATCACAACAAGCACGGAGCATGCCTTGGAAAGCTACAGGCTGTCTGCCATCGGCTATATCGAAAAGCCGGTTTCTGCAGCTGAGCTAAGTAACATTCTTCACCTTGCCATGCTGAAGAAATCCGATGCCCCATCTCTTTATGTGAAGAGAAACAAGAGTATGGAGAGGCTTGCCCTTTCTGATATCATGTACATAGAGCAGAGAGCCAGGCAGATTTTCATACATTTAAAAGAAAATGAGGAAATCAGCTGCTATGAGAAGCTTTCAGAGCTTTCAGATCAGCTGCCCGCTGAGCTGTTTTTTCTGCCGCACAAAAGCTACGCGGTAAACCTGTCGTATGTCACACGCATTGATACTTCACTCAAATGCTTCGTGATGGCCGATGACACAAATATCCCTATCAAGAGAGAGCTCTCCGGCAAAGCCAAAAAAGCTCTGGAGAGATACTACTTTGAGCACACCAGAGGGCTTAAATAA
- the asp1 gene encoding accessory Sec system protein Asp1: protein MLYFVPAWYKENSWIENEQQWYMRRMKSEFDETIKQITLFHRNVDVKYRIVLLGYSPNFRHFSHRQGMYRSPYWSCFDAIAQIKRTKMAVLSYHDIKWPEGVEFVYSPFSIVALYNGQKYAQVEFGEDGNPIIIDMYEEGQICRRNYYDDRGFVSSTIIYENGQMKYQDYLMENTIWKLRVNASDGSVMVNPSYPMYDTKTGEKQFCKLSYDSLDEVIQEVLSDFVNETGAKDTFFVAVHSLHMKVLGDVLRERKVVYTFFEERYDYSKIHSIKGYLKSSEYIITDSKNTTKIIKDNLSDSSLRIMDIPPYDTRMDFGISQQLKVQNILIPIDGLEKDAYRAIIREVSEYLCINDLARVHIFTRNAQWGHEDNIRNELVGMLREYGHDIRWACKADSIDEDEEKVEQRFFIDVCVDERTISKCINEQRIILDLRGVVDVFLYITAISKGVPRISFSEDQFLHDGKNGRIIDDYNQIGRSLAFYLDSLENWNAALVACYEAGKDYKTEVLLDKWRKVLGIVE, encoded by the coding sequence ATGTTATATTTTGTACCGGCATGGTATAAGGAAAACTCATGGATTGAAAATGAACAGCAATGGTACATGAGGAGAATGAAATCAGAGTTTGACGAAACAATTAAACAGATTACACTATTTCACAGAAATGTGGATGTGAAGTATCGGATAGTTTTACTTGGTTATTCACCAAATTTCAGGCATTTCTCTCATAGACAGGGCATGTATCGTTCGCCGTACTGGTCTTGTTTTGATGCAATTGCACAGATTAAGAGGACTAAGATGGCTGTGTTGTCATATCATGATATTAAGTGGCCGGAGGGCGTGGAGTTTGTATATTCACCATTCTCAATTGTTGCCTTGTATAATGGACAGAAATATGCTCAGGTTGAGTTTGGCGAGGATGGGAACCCTATAATTATAGATATGTACGAGGAAGGGCAGATTTGCCGAAGGAATTATTACGATGACAGAGGCTTTGTATCTTCAACGATTATATATGAAAACGGACAAATGAAATATCAGGATTACCTGATGGAAAACACTATTTGGAAGCTCAGAGTAAATGCATCAGATGGAAGTGTAATGGTCAATCCTTCTTATCCGATGTATGATACTAAAACAGGAGAAAAGCAATTTTGTAAGCTGTCATATGACTCACTTGATGAGGTGATACAGGAGGTACTATCTGATTTTGTTAATGAAACCGGGGCAAAGGATACTTTTTTCGTGGCAGTTCATAGTTTGCATATGAAGGTTTTAGGTGATGTGCTCCGAGAAAGAAAGGTAGTTTATACTTTTTTTGAAGAAAGATATGATTATTCGAAAATTCATAGCATCAAAGGCTATCTGAAGTCCTCGGAATATATTATTACAGATTCAAAAAATACGACAAAAATTATAAAGGATAATTTGTCAGATTCAAGTCTGCGTATAATGGATATTCCGCCGTATGATACGCGTATGGATTTTGGTATAAGTCAGCAGTTAAAGGTTCAGAATATTTTGATTCCTATAGATGGGTTGGAAAAGGATGCATATAGAGCAATTATCCGTGAGGTGTCAGAGTATTTGTGTATTAACGATCTTGCAAGGGTACACATTTTTACAAGAAATGCACAGTGGGGACATGAAGATAATATTCGTAACGAGCTTGTCGGTATGCTCAGGGAATATGGACATGATATACGATGGGCATGTAAAGCTGACTCTATTGATGAGGACGAAGAAAAGGTTGAACAGAGATTTTTTATCGATGTGTGTGTGGATGAGAGAACCATCAGCAAATGTATCAATGAGCAAAGGATCATATTGGATTTGCGGGGAGTGGTTGATGTTTTCCTTTATATAACGGCAATAAGTAAAGGTGTTCCGCGTATTAGTTTTTCAGAGGATCAGTTCCTGCATGATGGCAAAAACGGTAGAATCATAGATGATTATAATCAGATAGGCAGAAGTCTGGCATTTTATCTGGATAGTCTTGAGAATTGGAATGCAGCTCTTGTTGCGTGTTATGAAGCAGGAAAGGACTATAAAACAGAAGTATTACTTGATAAATGGCGAAAGGTGTTAGGTATAGTTGAATAG
- a CDS encoding sugar transferase: MKTHITTLNNMAGTASLAHRRVLKVAQSIGCHEMGLSFYPLKPDYAKEIDKRLDGIIAPLNYGDIVIFQYPSWIGVNYDESFVNKIKSYRDTKLIIFVQDIQKLMFDSEQAILDMEIKTLNKADLLILPSKKMHRYLKENGLDEKPVIYQTIWDMPSDICFVDHAVTRCFHFAGNYNRFPFLAEYHGKTPIYQYDANKPDRENDDSFCWKGYFEQEKLMHELSKGGFGLVWSDDEYFDRYYSMNQPYKLGTNLAAGIPVIVKRGCVHDKFVERNGLGYAVDTLDEADKLVQSITDAEYIELYRNVKNIQKLILDGAYTRKILQDAIIEVLENACTPVENRYQDHI; encoded by the coding sequence ATGAAAACACACATTACCACACTAAACAATATGGCAGGGACTGCCAGTCTGGCACATAGAAGAGTATTAAAGGTGGCTCAGAGTATTGGCTGTCATGAAATGGGCTTGTCTTTTTATCCTTTAAAGCCAGATTATGCAAAGGAGATAGACAAACGCCTTGATGGGATAATTGCGCCTCTTAACTATGGGGATATTGTGATTTTTCAGTATCCAAGCTGGATTGGGGTGAATTATGATGAGAGTTTTGTAAACAAGATAAAGTCATACCGGGATACAAAGCTGATAATTTTTGTTCAGGATATACAAAAGCTTATGTTTGATTCTGAACAGGCAATTCTCGATATGGAAATTAAAACTCTCAATAAGGCGGATTTACTTATTTTGCCATCAAAGAAGATGCATCGCTATCTGAAAGAAAATGGGCTTGATGAGAAACCTGTTATCTATCAGACTATCTGGGATATGCCATCAGACATTTGCTTTGTAGATCATGCTGTAACAAGATGCTTTCACTTTGCCGGGAATTATAATCGTTTTCCGTTTCTGGCAGAGTATCATGGCAAGACTCCGATTTATCAATATGATGCAAATAAGCCGGACAGAGAAAATGATGACAGCTTTTGCTGGAAAGGGTATTTTGAGCAGGAAAAGCTAATGCATGAGCTTTCCAAAGGAGGCTTTGGGCTTGTTTGGAGTGATGATGAATATTTTGACAGATATTATTCGATGAATCAGCCGTACAAACTCGGTACAAATCTGGCAGCAGGAATACCTGTTATAGTAAAAAGAGGCTGTGTTCATGATAAATTTGTCGAAAGAAACGGTCTGGGATATGCAGTTGATACGTTGGATGAAGCTGATAAACTGGTTCAGAGTATTACGGATGCAGAGTATATAGAGCTTTATCGTAATGTAAAGAATATTCAAAAGCTGATATTAGATGGCGCATATACCAGAAAAATACTTCAGGATGCAATAATTGAGGTATTGGAAAATGCCTGTACACCGGTTGAAAACAGATATCAAGATCATATATAG
- the asp2 gene encoding accessory Sec system protein Asp2: MNSIQILYIGNEDWTTKYNIPDFVEWENYEDTGIFPPKQVDIVILDRDITNKEKQILAKITRAYSLFATENIKMQNSVTHDYFEERSGLYLYSGDVQVFLDQEAAKYYRQPYGEKFKPEHISVSQFFRGSVRCKGNYDMLLEGNFGDTFSQIVFWKSNIPVFDRQNIDLYFEHRRTGSVEVKLHVYKFYNGSVGDIQRVWEFSQDELDGIVTIDNDELEGPLFVSVLAKGQGTLEVISLHDRYSRQNIGYFLPGGERIISSQGEEIFTYLDKGDCKPPLAIYFSGYRKQEGFEGYNMMRKLGCPFMLITDPRLEGGAFYIDNADLEEKLFNNIEKTINEMRFKKSDVIISGMSMGTFGSLYFGSKLSPHALILAKPLTELGVVAENERLLRPGVFPTSLDLLLKNYGSLSKKSVEEFDKRMWERFDKADWSHTKFIASYLYEDDYDTDGYKNILEHLKSEGVEVYGKGSHGHHNDNHESVVGWFLSQYRLILEEDFNRK; the protein is encoded by the coding sequence TTGAATAGTATTCAGATTTTGTATATTGGAAATGAGGATTGGACAACCAAATATAACATTCCCGATTTCGTTGAGTGGGAGAATTATGAAGACACAGGAATTTTTCCACCTAAACAGGTAGATATCGTTATTTTAGACAGAGATATAACCAATAAGGAAAAACAGATACTGGCTAAGATTACAAGAGCGTACAGTCTTTTTGCTACAGAGAATATAAAGATGCAAAACAGTGTTACTCATGATTATTTTGAGGAGCGATCAGGTCTTTATCTCTATTCAGGGGATGTGCAGGTTTTTCTGGATCAGGAGGCAGCAAAGTATTACAGACAGCCATACGGTGAAAAGTTTAAGCCGGAGCATATATCTGTTAGTCAGTTTTTTAGAGGTTCAGTCAGATGTAAGGGAAACTATGACATGCTATTAGAAGGAAATTTTGGAGACACATTTTCTCAGATAGTGTTCTGGAAATCAAATATTCCGGTGTTTGACAGACAAAATATTGATTTATACTTTGAACACAGAAGGACAGGTTCTGTAGAGGTAAAGTTGCATGTATATAAATTCTATAATGGTTCTGTCGGTGATATCCAAAGGGTATGGGAATTCAGCCAGGATGAATTAGATGGGATTGTGACTATTGACAATGACGAGCTTGAAGGACCGCTGTTTGTTTCTGTTTTGGCAAAAGGACAGGGAACACTCGAAGTTATATCGTTGCATGACAGATATTCAAGGCAGAATATAGGTTATTTTCTTCCTGGTGGAGAGAGGATTATTTCATCACAGGGAGAAGAGATATTTACATATCTGGATAAAGGAGATTGTAAACCACCTCTTGCTATTTATTTTTCGGGATATCGTAAGCAGGAAGGATTTGAGGGCTATAATATGATGAGAAAGCTCGGATGTCCTTTTATGCTTATTACTGATCCAAGACTTGAGGGTGGTGCTTTTTATATAGATAATGCTGATTTAGAGGAAAAGCTGTTTAATAATATTGAAAAAACGATTAATGAAATGAGGTTTAAGAAATCGGATGTTATTATTTCCGGAATGTCGATGGGTACTTTTGGTTCCCTTTATTTTGGCTCTAAATTGAGTCCCCATGCACTGATTTTAGCAAAGCCACTTACAGAGCTTGGCGTTGTTGCAGAAAACGAAAGGCTTCTTAGACCGGGAGTTTTTCCGACATCACTTGATTTGTTATTGAAAAATTATGGTTCATTATCGAAAAAGAGTGTAGAAGAATTTGATAAAAGAATGTGGGAAAGATTTGATAAAGCAGACTGGTCTCATACTAAATTTATAGCTTCATATTTGTATGAGGATGATTATGATACAGATGGATATAAAAATATACTGGAACATTTGAAATCAGAAGGTG